The Actinomycetota bacterium genome has a segment encoding these proteins:
- a CDS encoding oxidoreductase, which translates to MSKAKVAAYSAAGCGGCDIAMLEIEAHLLELIEAADIVFWPTIVDLKYADIEAMPDGEIDLTLFNGAIRTEENAHVAKLLRAKSKVLVGFGACSSFGGVVGLGDLYGAEALMARAFSTESTDPGAAIPRPAAEGAETAGVPAMLPRVLPLAGVVPVDYTIPGCPPVGERVWEVLTAFVSGALPPAPAIAGAGDRCVCDECTLPKRNTRVAGFRRFHEFVPEPEWCLLEQGVLCMGPATRSGCGAQCT; encoded by the coding sequence GTGAGCAAGGCGAAGGTCGCCGCGTACAGCGCTGCCGGGTGCGGCGGCTGCGACATCGCGATGCTCGAGATCGAGGCGCACCTGCTCGAGCTCATCGAGGCTGCCGACATCGTCTTCTGGCCGACTATCGTCGACCTCAAGTACGCCGACATCGAGGCGATGCCCGACGGCGAGATCGACCTCACGCTGTTCAACGGCGCGATCCGCACCGAGGAGAACGCGCACGTCGCGAAGCTGCTGCGCGCCAAGAGCAAGGTGCTCGTCGGCTTCGGCGCGTGTTCGTCGTTCGGCGGCGTGGTCGGCCTCGGCGACCTGTACGGCGCCGAGGCGCTCATGGCGCGCGCGTTCTCGACCGAGTCCACCGACCCCGGCGCCGCCATCCCGCGGCCCGCGGCGGAGGGCGCCGAGACGGCGGGCGTCCCGGCGATGCTCCCGCGCGTGCTGCCGCTCGCCGGTGTCGTGCCGGTCGACTACACCATCCCCGGCTGCCCGCCGGTGGGCGAGCGCGTGTGGGAGGTGCTCACTGCGTTCGTCAGCGGGGCCCTGCCGCCCGCTCCCGCGATCGCGGGCGCCGGCGACCGGTGCGTGTGCGACGAGTGCACGCTGCCCAAGCGCAACACGCGAGTCGCCGGCTTCCGCCGCTTCCACGAGTTCGTCCCGGAGCCCGAGTGGTGCCTGCTCGAGCAGGGCGTACTCTGCATGGGTCCGGCGACGCGCTCCGGTTGCGGCGCGCAGTGCACGAG
- a CDS encoding hydrogenase iron-sulfur subunit — MPDFEPRILGLLCNWCAYSGADGAGQSRTAYPPNVEVVRVMCTGRVDPTFVLDAFARGFDGVLVCGCHPGDCHYLNGNCKAMGRFPLLKRMVEQLGIDPGRLRLEWVSASESAKYADLVAEMTEQVRTLGPIRACDDAEVAS, encoded by the coding sequence ATGCCGGATTTCGAGCCGAGGATTCTCGGCCTGTTGTGCAACTGGTGTGCGTACTCGGGCGCCGACGGCGCCGGGCAATCGCGCACGGCGTACCCTCCCAACGTCGAGGTCGTGCGCGTCATGTGCACGGGCCGCGTCGACCCCACCTTCGTCCTCGACGCGTTCGCCCGCGGCTTCGACGGCGTGCTCGTCTGCGGCTGCCACCCGGGCGACTGCCACTACCTCAACGGCAACTGCAAGGCGATGGGCCGCTTCCCGCTCCTCAAGCGGATGGTCGAGCAACTGGGCATCGATCCGGGCCGCCTGCGCCTCGAGTGGGTGAGCGCGTCCGAGAGCGCCAAGTACGCGGACCTCGTCGCTGAGATGACCGAGCAGGTCCGCACCCTCGGGCCCATCCGCGCGTGCGATGACGCGGAGGTGGCCTCGTGA
- a CDS encoding hydroxymethylpyrimidine/phosphomethylpyrimidine kinase, which yields MNSRPRMLLVGGLDPSVGAGVLLDAFVAARLGFQPVVVTTVVTAQDSAEWYGSEVVGEEAVRGQLRAAAADGSLAGVKIGALGSTANARIIAEALRAWHPPAVVVDPVIESSSGGALADRAAVGELFPLADVVTPNAAEALLLAGTGPDVGAAAALLAERRRGDVLVTGLPADAGHAADLLVAPDGTSTTLVHECLEGIGDPRGTGCMFSTALACRLAGAVEGGEARSRPKDAVRLAQQDLVALLRSVARIGRGRLQVDLAAALLTAPPQVLDQCHQQATSNAEASR from the coding sequence ATGAACTCGCGACCTCGGATGCTCCTCGTCGGCGGGCTCGACCCGAGCGTCGGTGCCGGGGTGCTGCTCGACGCCTTCGTCGCGGCGCGTCTGGGCTTCCAACCGGTCGTCGTCACGACGGTCGTCACAGCGCAGGACTCCGCGGAGTGGTATGGCTCAGAGGTCGTCGGCGAGGAGGCTGTCCGCGGTCAGCTGCGCGCCGCCGCCGCGGACGGCTCCCTGGCCGGTGTGAAGATCGGGGCGTTGGGATCAACGGCCAATGCGCGCATCATCGCCGAGGCCCTGCGCGCGTGGCACCCGCCCGCCGTGGTCGTCGACCCGGTGATCGAGAGCAGTAGCGGCGGTGCCCTCGCCGATCGTGCCGCGGTCGGCGAGCTGTTCCCGCTCGCGGACGTCGTCACCCCGAACGCCGCCGAGGCGCTTCTGCTGGCCGGCACCGGTCCAGATGTCGGGGCCGCAGCGGCCCTGCTCGCCGAACGCCGCAGGGGAGATGTCCTCGTCACCGGGCTGCCCGCAGACGCGGGGCACGCCGCTGACCTCCTCGTGGCGCCGGACGGCACGTCGACGACGCTCGTGCATGAGTGCCTTGAGGGAATCGGCGATCCTCGGGGCACGGGCTGCATGTTCTCCACCGCCCTCGCGTGCCGCCTCGCGGGGGCGGTGGAGGGAGGCGAGGCCCGAAGCCGACCCAAGGACGCGGTGCGGCTCGCGCAGCAGGACCTCGTCGCGTTGTTGCGCTCCGTCGCACGGATCGGGCGGGGACGGCTGCAGGTCGATCTCGCTGCCGCTCTCTTGACGGCACCGCCGCAGGTCCTGGATCAGTGCCATCAGCAAGCCACCTCGAACGCCGAGGCATCCAGATGA
- the thiH gene encoding 2-iminoacetate synthase ThiH, which produces MERYAPAVLADALEAATVADVERALSAARPGPIDAVALLSSAAAGMLPALAQRAREITLRHFGRTVQLFAPLYVSNACDNACVYCGLSSANAKGRRTLTADEIEREGQALHARGFRHVLVVSGESPSSFGEDDLENGLRRLAALFPSISIEVFPLGEDGYRRAVTAGADGLALYQETYDRELYARLHPVGRKRDFDARLAAPEAAARAGMRRLVLGSLLGLRDFRLDGVCMALHARRLARTDWRTHVCLSFPRIRPAEGGFMPLSPVSDRDLAHLVCAMRIALPHAGLTLSTREPAALRDALLGVGITHVSAGSRTAPGAYACGADELAQFEVHDTRSPEEMCESIRAAGFDPVWKDWDAGFRAAGAGA; this is translated from the coding sequence TTGGAGCGGTATGCACCGGCAGTGCTTGCCGACGCGCTCGAGGCCGCCACGGTGGCCGACGTCGAGCGCGCGCTCTCCGCTGCCCGCCCCGGCCCGATCGACGCCGTCGCGTTGCTCTCGTCGGCGGCAGCGGGGATGTTGCCGGCGCTCGCGCAGCGCGCACGCGAGATCACGCTGCGCCACTTCGGCCGGACCGTGCAGCTCTTCGCCCCTCTCTACGTTTCGAACGCGTGTGACAACGCGTGCGTCTACTGCGGGCTCAGCTCAGCGAACGCCAAGGGTCGCCGAACGCTCACGGCCGACGAGATCGAGCGCGAGGGGCAGGCGCTGCACGCGCGAGGATTCCGCCACGTGCTCGTGGTCTCGGGTGAGTCGCCGTCGTCGTTCGGCGAGGACGATCTTGAGAATGGCCTGCGGCGTCTCGCGGCACTCTTCCCCTCCATCTCGATCGAGGTCTTCCCGCTGGGTGAGGACGGGTATCGACGGGCCGTGACGGCGGGCGCCGACGGGCTCGCGCTCTACCAGGAGACGTACGACCGCGAGCTGTATGCCCGGCTGCACCCGGTGGGGAGGAAGCGCGACTTCGACGCACGTCTCGCTGCTCCCGAGGCAGCAGCGCGGGCGGGGATGCGGCGTCTCGTCCTTGGCAGTCTGCTCGGGCTGCGCGACTTCCGCCTCGACGGGGTGTGCATGGCGCTGCACGCCCGGCGCCTGGCCCGGACCGACTGGCGGACGCACGTCTGCTTGTCGTTCCCGCGGATCCGTCCGGCCGAGGGCGGCTTCATGCCGCTCTCGCCGGTCTCCGACCGCGATCTCGCGCATCTCGTCTGCGCCATGCGTATCGCCCTGCCGCACGCCGGCCTCACGCTGTCGACCCGCGAGCCCGCCGCGCTGAGGGACGCGCTGCTCGGCGTGGGCATCACGCACGTCAGCGCGGGTTCGCGTACCGCGCCCGGTGCGTACGCTTGCGGAGCCGATGAGCTTGCGCAGTTCGAGGTGCACGACACGCGTAGCCCGGAGGAGATGTGCGAGTCGATCCGTGCGGCGGGCTTCGACCCGGTGTGGAAGGACTGGGACGCAGGGTTCCGGGCAGCGGGGGCGGGGGCATGA
- a CDS encoding thiazole synthase: protein MSDSLGVLPSDDRLAIGDRAFGSRLLLGTGKFPSTTAMLEAVASSRSEVVTVALRRVDLDDPGDEVSRSLEGTDVLLLPNTSGARDADEAVRLARLARSAGCEPWVKLEVTPDPHWLLPDPVETLRAAEMLAAEGFTVLPYINADPVLAKRLEDVGAAAVMPLGAPIGTNKGVTTREQVGIIIENARVPVVVDAGLGAPSHAAEAMEMGADAVLVNTAIAVASDCAAMARAFALAVEAGRSAWRAGLAPRRDTAEASSPLFGLLGA, encoded by the coding sequence ATGAGCGACTCATTGGGTGTGCTTCCGTCGGACGACCGGCTTGCCATCGGCGACCGTGCGTTCGGCTCGCGCCTCCTGCTCGGCACCGGCAAGTTCCCGTCGACCACAGCGATGCTCGAGGCCGTCGCCTCGTCGCGCTCCGAGGTCGTGACCGTGGCGCTGCGCCGCGTGGATCTGGATGACCCGGGCGACGAGGTCTCCCGCTCGCTCGAGGGGACGGATGTCCTCCTGTTGCCGAACACCAGCGGCGCACGCGACGCCGACGAGGCGGTCCGCCTCGCCCGGCTCGCCCGTTCGGCCGGTTGCGAGCCGTGGGTGAAGCTCGAGGTGACGCCCGACCCACACTGGCTGTTGCCTGATCCCGTCGAGACGTTGCGCGCCGCCGAGATGCTCGCGGCCGAGGGATTCACCGTGCTGCCGTACATCAACGCCGACCCGGTCCTGGCCAAGCGGCTCGAGGACGTGGGAGCGGCCGCGGTGATGCCACTGGGGGCGCCGATCGGCACGAACAAGGGCGTCACGACGCGCGAGCAGGTCGGCATCATCATCGAGAACGCACGTGTCCCGGTCGTCGTCGACGCCGGGCTTGGCGCGCCGTCGCATGCGGCCGAGGCGATGGAGATGGGCGCTGACGCGGTGCTGGTGAATACGGCCATCGCGGTGGCAAGCGACTGCGCGGCGATGGCGCGCGCCTTCGCGCTGGCGGTCGAGGCGGGGCGCTCCGCGTGGCGCGCGGGGCTCGCGCCGCGGCGCGACACGGCGGAGGCGTCGAGCCCACTGTTCGGGCTGCTGGGGGCATAG
- the thiS gene encoding sulfur carrier protein ThiS: protein MKVHVNGDPRATCATTVADLLAELGVDPARVAVELERTIVAREAFETTPLAEDARVEVVRFVNGG, encoded by the coding sequence ATGAAGGTGCATGTCAACGGCGACCCGCGTGCTACCTGCGCGACGACCGTCGCCGACCTCCTCGCTGAGCTGGGGGTGGATCCGGCACGCGTGGCGGTCGAGTTGGAGCGGACGATCGTCGCGCGTGAGGCGTTCGAGACGACGCCGCTCGCCGAGGACGCCCGTGTCGAGGTCGTCCGGTTCGTCAACGGCGGGTAG